Below is a genomic region from Isosphaeraceae bacterium EP7.
GGCCGCAGGTCATCCGGATGAAGGAGCGGAACTGGTCGAACTGCTCACGGGTCTCGAAGCCGTCGAGCATCAGGCCCTCGGCCTGTTCGGGGATGTGCGGCAGGTGAAGCGGGTCGTTTGGGTCGTGCTTGACGACCATGACCAGCGGGATCTGGAGCGACTGAGCCAGAGGTCCGATGCCGGAGACGTCGGCGGCGTCGAGGTTGTGCGGCGAAGTGCTCAGGCAGCTCGCCGTCGAACGGAGCCTTCCCTCGACCATGGCAAGCGTGACGGGGCCCGAGATGCCCCGGGCGAAAACCTCGCGGCGAACCTCGGGTTGCATGAGCCATGAGTCGAGATGACGGCCCGGCATTCCCGTGATCCGGCCGGCGACATCGGAGCCGAGCGGGCACGCCTGCGAGCGGAAATGCTGGATCCGGGCGCCTCGCCGCGTCAGGCCGGACAACATGGCCATCCCGAGCATATCCTGCTCGCAGATGGATGTAGAGGTGGCCAGGGCCAAACAGGGAATTCGGATCATGCGGTGCACCATCCCGGGGCGAGTCACGCGCAGAAGATCTGACACGGGAACGACACCCGTCGCGATCGACCGCGGGCCGAATTCATTTCGAGCAGTTTTGAGGGCAGAGTAATGGCAGGCACGCGGCCACCTCGCTGGGGCGACGGCGCGGGAACTCGGTTGGTTCGCCCTCAATCATAGAATTGAGCCGGCCACGGTCAAGGCCCGTCGCAGACAGTTGTCTAAGTAGCAAGCCCCGATCGACCGATTCGCCTTGCCGGGTGCAGGTGCCTTGGCTAGGGTACGCCACGACGGGACATGGATGGCCCCCACGAATCTCCGCAGGAACGTCGCCCGATGGATCGAGGCGCCCCCCTCCGCACGCGCATTGCGTCGCTGGCAATCGTGATGGCCAGCCTCGTCGCCTCGAAGGCACAGGCCGGGATGGTCGAGCCCCCCTCGCCAATTCCCCCGCCCATCCCGGCGAAATCCCCGGCGGCCCCGAAGCCGGTCGCTGCCCCGAAGGCTCAGGCCGCCGATCAATCGGTTTTGCCCATGCCGATGCCCGACAAGGCCGCCGCGGAGCCGCCTCCGACCCTGCCGCCGATCCTTCCCGAGGTCGCCACCGCCCTTCCCGACGTCGTCCGCGTCGAGACGGCCGAGGCGCTCAAGGCCCTCGAACTGCCGGCCGAAGCCGAGACGAAGGATGCCAAGCCAGCCTTGCTCAAGGAGCGACGCGAGCTGCTCGGCGAACGGCTACGGATCCTCGACGAGCTGGAGAAGGCGTCGAGGGAGCGATATGAGGTCGAACACCCCGACCCGGACCCCAAGACGCAAATCGAGCAGCTCAAAGGGGAGCTGGAAAAAACCGGGGCCCTGATCGCGCAGGCGGCCAAGGATCCCAAGGCTTTACTGCCCGAATGCTTCTCCGTCGATGAGGCCAAGATCGACGACGCGGCCCTCACGCTGATGAAGGAAGCGATCGAGGCGGCGACCGGAGAGGCCAAGGACACGGCCGCGAAGGTCGAAAAAGGTCTAGCACTCGAGCCGAACAAGTCGGCCAATGCGCTCAGGGCCGAGCGGGATAAGCTCCAGCAGCGCAGGGATTCGCTGATCGCCCGCCGCGCCGAGCGTGAGAAGACGCTCGCCAGCGCGGTGGCCGCGGATGCACGCGACCTGGCCAGGCAAAGACTGGTCAACCTCTCCTGGGAGCAGCGGCTCGAAGCGGAGCGGCAGGCAATCCTGGATGCGAAAGCCACCCTCGATCCGATCCGGGCCGAGCTGGCGGCCCTCACGGCCCAATGCGCCGAGGCCGATCTTGCCGTGGCGAGGAAAGGCCTCGAACGGATGAAGGCCAAACACCAGAAATTGGCCGACCATCAGCGCGAGAAGCTGAAACGAGAGGCCGCGATCGAGCAAACCCGGGCGAAGCGCGCCAATGACCCGCTTGAGCGGCACAAGGGCAAGCGAAAGGCCGAGATGCTCGACCTGGAAGCGGCGGTCCTCAACGACGAGAACTCCCTGGCGAATAGCAGCGGCCTATCCCTGGACGAGCTGAAGGAACGGACGGCGGTGGCGGAAAAACGCCGCGAGACTTCGAAGAAGATGGTGGAACTCGGTCGCGGGGGAGGACTGATCGCCGTCCGCCTCAAGAACGACTACAAGACGATTTCGAAAGAGCGAGAGCTGCTCAGGAAGAACGACCTTGCCTACGCCGCGGGTCGGATGGATTTCTACGAGAATCTAAGGACCGACGTCGAGATGGAGTTGCTCAACGACGGTCGTGACGACCGCTATGAGCTCGACTCGCTCCTCGAACACCTGCCCGAGTCCAGGCATGACGAGGCGACGGCGGAATTCTCGAAGATCGAGCAGGAGCATCGCAAGTTTCTGGAGCGCAGGCTGAAAGCCCTTGCCAGCCTGGCGGAGCGCTACGAGGCCATTTATGCCGAGATCCAGAAGCGGATCGAGATCCTCGACGAGCATTACGCCTACATCCGGACTCATCTCTTCTGGGTCCGCGACACCGAGCCGATCGGCGTGCAGACGATCTCGCACACTCAGCAAGAGGCGAAGCGAATTGTGCCGGCCCTCGTGGCATTGGCCCTGGAGCCCTGGGACGCGAAGCGATGGCGAGGGGTCTCGGTCGAGTTCGCCATCGCGGTCCTTGCCTGCATCGCCGCCCCGCTCCCCTTATACCGGCTGCAGAAAGCGTTGGGGCGACGCCTGCCGCATCGGATGCACCCCGTCGAAGTCCCGCTCACGCGAGTCGAACCCGCTTGACGATGGCCCCTCCCGTCAGACAGGCCATGTCCTTCCAGATCGCCCACGTCCGACTCGCGGAGATTCGCATGAGGTCGCTCAAGACGCTGCTGCTCTGCATCGCTTCCGCCACCGTCTGGCCCACCTATTTCGTGCTCGCGGCTTACATGGCCCGGATCGGCCCATGGCCTCGGGGCATCGCCCGGCCGGCCTCGTACCTCATCGCCTCCCTGGCGATCGCATTCTGGGTGAGCCAGATCGTTCGATCTCTCTTCCGCCCCGAAGGTTGGGCCGAGGAGACGCTCGGAATTCCGCGGGCCGTGACACGTCAGGTCCGCGCCGCGGTTCGGGTTCTGATCGTCGGCGGCCTGGCCTGCCTTGTGCCCCGCGGGCTCCTCGAGGGGGGCCTTCTCGCCCCGTCGGATCGGCCGATCTCGGCCTCGGTCACGGGCCACTTGCTGGGGCTGGCCTACGGCCTGGTCGTCTGGGCGGTCTGCTTCCGCCTTCTCCGGAAGAACTCGCCGCTCATTGCCTGGATCGACGAGGCCACCGAGAAGCGGGGCTGGGTCGTCCGGCATCGGAGGCAGGCGGCTTGGACCCTTCTGGGCATCGTCGCGACGATCGTGCTGCTCGATGCCTCGGGCTATGCCTACACCGCCCGGCGTCTGGCCACGGCAGGCCTCCCCTCGCTGGCGATCATCAGCCTGAGCTGGGCCGGGCGGAAGCTTGCGGTCTCGGCAATCGAGGAACACTCCTGGCGCTGGCTGTCCACCGGCAAGCTGAAGGGGGTCGTCGATAACGAGAAGTTTCCCGAGGCCCTATGCAAGCTCGTCCGCCTGGCCATTCCCGCGATCGGCCTGCTCGCCTGCGGATGGGTCTGGGAAGTCGACCTCGCACTGTTCCGGTCGATCGGTGGCATGCCGCTCTGGCCGATCGATCAGACAACCGGCCTGACGGTGGGCGACGCAACACAGGCCCTCGTCATGCTCGCCCTGACCGCCCTCGTCTGGAAGCACATTTCCACGCTGTTCGAGCTGGTCGTCTTCCCCAGGATGTCTGACGACCCCGGCACCCGCTACGCGATCCTCACGCTGGGCCGCTATCTCGCCCTGGCGATGGGGACGCTGGGAGTGCTCTCGGCGGTCAAGCTCGGCGTCAAGGAGATCGGTGTGGTGCTCGCCGCGCTCGGCGTCGGTCTTGGCTTCGGCTTGCAGGAGATTGTCTCGAACTTCGTCAGCGGCATCATCCTGTTGCTTGAGCGGCCGATCCGCGTGGGCGACCTCGTGACCGTGGCCGGCATGACGGGCACCGTGGACCGGATCAACATCCGCGCAACCACCATCAATAACGCCGACAATCACAGCATGATCGTGCCCAATCGGGCCTTCATCACCGGCGATCTCGTCAACTGGACGCTCAAGGACAAGGTGATCCGGGTGTCGATCCCGTTGCGGGTCGCCCAGGGAAGCTGCCCGGATCGCGCGACCGACCTCCTGCTGATGATCGCCCGAGAGGATGCGGACGTCCTGCGGAATCCACTGCCGATCGCCTTCATGGAGGGTTTCGGCGAGTCATCGATCAACCTGATCTTGCACGTCCATGTGCCCGACCCGAGCCTGGGCGGACGCGTGAAGCACCGGCTCTGCACCCAGATCCAGAAGCGATTCGAAGCCGCGGGGATCTTGATGCCGCCGCCCACCCGAGAGGTCACTCTCCGCCAGGCCGAATCGGCAGGCAACGACCTGACCGTGGTGAGC
It encodes:
- a CDS encoding mechanosensitive ion channel; the protein is MRSLKTLLLCIASATVWPTYFVLAAYMARIGPWPRGIARPASYLIASLAIAFWVSQIVRSLFRPEGWAEETLGIPRAVTRQVRAAVRVLIVGGLACLVPRGLLEGGLLAPSDRPISASVTGHLLGLAYGLVVWAVCFRLLRKNSPLIAWIDEATEKRGWVVRHRRQAAWTLLGIVATIVLLDASGYAYTARRLATAGLPSLAIISLSWAGRKLAVSAIEEHSWRWLSTGKLKGVVDNEKFPEALCKLVRLAIPAIGLLACGWVWEVDLALFRSIGGMPLWPIDQTTGLTVGDATQALVMLALTALVWKHISTLFELVVFPRMSDDPGTRYAILTLGRYLALAMGTLGVLSAVKLGVKEIGVVLAALGVGLGFGLQEIVSNFVSGIILLLERPIRVGDLVTVAGMTGTVDRINIRATTINNADNHSMIVPNRAFITGDLVNWTLKDKVIRVSIPLRVAQGSCPDRATDLLLMIAREDADVLRNPLPIAFMEGFGESSINLILHVHVPDPSLGGRVKHRLCTQIQKRFEAAGILMPPPTREVTLRQAESAGNDLTVVSRTSAKPAVEFRADPPVPTPTAPHMPRAVQPAPTAPIESRNRCEDE